DNA sequence from the Amycolatopsis sp. Hca4 genome:
GGTGTTGGGTGCGGGGGCGCCCAGCGGCGCTCCCCTGCCATGCAGAAGGCGCACGCCCTCGCTAATGTTCGGTGCGGGGTCGCCCAGCGGCGCTCCCCTGCCACGCGAAAGGCGCACGTCCTGGCGGGTGTTGGGTGCGGGGGCGGCGCCCAGCGGTGCTTTCCTGCCGCGCGGAAGCCGCATGGCCTGGCGGGCCTCGGGTTCGGGGATGGTGCTCATCCGGCCGTCACCTGCTCCCGCAATTTCTCAAACTTGCTTTCGCCAATACCGTCGACGTCCCGCAGCTGCTCCACCTTGGCGAAGCCGCCGTGGTCTGTGCGCCACTGGACGATTCGCTTGGCCGTTACCTCTCCCACTCCGGGAAGGGTGTCCAGCTGGTCGGCCGTTGCCGTGTTGAGGTTGAGTTTTCCTCCTGGCGCCGGGGAGCCTGGGTCCGGTGCTGCCGGGGCCGGGATGCCGACCGCCAGCTGCTCGCCGTCCGCTACCTTGCGGGCCAGGTTCAGGGTTCCCACGTCCGCTCCCGGCTCGGGGCCTCCCGCCGCCCTCAGGACGTCCGCCACTCGGGCACCCTGGGGGACCGTGATCAAGCCCGGCGAGCGGACGCGGCCGATCACGCTGATCACCAAGCCCGCCGGGGGCGCCGCGCGGGCCTCCGCCGCCGGTTTTGCCGCCGGCAGTGTGGGCGGTGGCTCGGGTGCCGGGCCGGTGCCGGCCAGTGCCACCGCTGCGAGGGTGATCGCCACCACCGCGGCCAGGACGCCGGCCAGTGCCCAGCGGCGGCGGCCTGCTCCGGCCGCTCCGCCCGGCAGCCAGCGCCGGATGAACCGGCCGCCCGGGCCGACCGTGCTCGCGTCGGGCGAGAGCTGGTCGGCCAGCCAGGACAGCCGGTCGTTGACGGGAGAGCCCGGATCCCGGGCGGACTGCTCGAACACACGATCGACGTTAGGGCCCGCGGGGAGGGGTCCGACAGGGGTGGCGTCGCGTCCTGTGGACAACCGGGGTGTTGTGGATGGTTTCCCGGAGCCGGGCTAGCTCGGGACCGTCCGCTGGACGACCACGCCCAGCACGCCGGGACCCGTGTGCGCCCCGATCACCGCCCCCAGCTCGGACACCACGCAGCCCGCCGAGCGCGGCACGGCCTCCTCCAGCCGGTTCGCGAGCTCGACCGCCCGCTCCGGCGAGGCGAGGTGGTGGACCGCGAGCTCGACGTCGTCCTCGGCCGCCGCCTGGGCCGCCAGCTCCACCAGGCGGGCGATCGCCCGGTTCATCGTGCGGACCTTCTCCAGCGGCAGGATGCGGCCGTCGGACATGTGCAGCACCGGCTTCACCGCCAGCGCCGTGCCCAGCAGCGCCGCCGCCGGGCCGATCCGGCCGCCGCGGCGCAGGTGCTCCAGGGTCTCGACCACGAACAACGTCGACGAGCAGCCCGCCGCCGTCACCGCCGCGGCCTCGACCTCGGCCGCCGAAGCCCCGGCGGCAGCCGCCGAAGCGGCGTGCAGCGCCGCGAACCCGAGCCCCATCGCGGTGGTCCGCGAATCGACGACGCGGACCCGCTCCGGGCCCACCTCCTGCGCCGCGAGCACCGCCGCTTCCCAGGTTCCCGACAGCTCACGCGACAGGTGCACCGACACGACGGCGTCCGCGCCCTCGGCGAAGGCCGCCTGGTATTCCTTCACGAACTCGGTCGGAGTCGGCCGCGAGGTCGTCACGATCTTCCGCTGCTTCATCGCCTCCGCGACCGCCGCGGGCCCGGTTTCGACGCCGTCGAGGGAGACCACACCGTCGACCAGGACGTGCAGGGGCACCACCCGGACCGCGTGCCGTTCGGCGAAGCCCTCCGGCAGGTGGGCGGTGGAATCCGTGACTACGGCGACCGACACGCCGTCAGCCTACGTGGCCGGGGGCCGCCACCGGCGCCAGCAACGCGGACATCGCCTCGCCCACCGCGGCGTGCCCCGCCCAGCCCCAGTGCATGCCGTCCGGATTGCCCGCCCCGCTGAGCACGTGCTCGCCCACGACGGCTTCCAGGTCCAGCAACGGCACTCCGGCCCGCGCGCTCCACGCGGTCATCGCCGCCGCCGCGGCCGGGCGCGCAGTGTGCACGCCGCCGTAGGCCGCCGCGCGGTGGACCGACGGCAGCCAGCCGAAGATCGGCAGCCCCGGCCGCAGCACGCGCAGGGCGCCCACGGCGGTGTCGAGGTACTGCACGGTGAGCTTCGCCGGCAGCACCGCGGGCCGCCCGCGCAGTGCCACCGCCAGCCGCGGTTGCGCCGCGAGGTAGGCCTTGCGCACGACGCGGCGCACCGGGTCGGGCCGCAGGTAGCGCAGGCCGGTGCGCAGGTACGTCGGCAGCGGCGAGGGCAGCGTGTCCATGCTGCCGATCGCGAACACGACCGCGTCGACGTGGTGCAGGTCGGCCCAGACCCGCGGGTCGCCGGTCAGCGACCACCAGGCGTCCCGTGCGTTCCAGCCGATGCCCGCGACCAGGTCCGCGGTGCCGCCCAGCGCGGCAGCGGCGACGTTCGGCCACAGCCGCGGTTCGTCCGCAGCGCAGGGCCCTTCCGGACCGTGAAAGCTCAGCGAATCGCCGAACACCAGCAGGCGCGGCCCCATCGGCTAGCCGTGCATCCCCGCGTTGTAGGCGTGCAGCCGCCACTTCCCGTCGCGGCGGCCCAGTTCGACCCAGTGGCAGTTCGAGATGCCGCCCAACGACGGCCAGGTCGCGACCGGCAGGGCCAGCAGCCGCGCGGTCAGCGCGATGATCAGCCCGCCGTGCGCGGCCAGCAGCACGGTGTCGCCCACCGCGGAATTGGCCTGCTGCAGGTCGGTGACGACCTCGACCGCGCGCTCGGCGACGTCGACCCGGCTCTCGCCGCCCGGCGGGGCCCAGGTCGCGTCCGTGCGCCAGTGGTCGCGTTCGCCGGGGTAGGCCTGGTCGACCTCCTCGCCGGTGAGCCCCTGCCATTCGCCGAGGTGCGTCTCGCGCAGCCGCTTGTCGATCCGCAGCGGGACGCCGATGGCGTCGGTGAGCACGGTGGCGGTGTCGGTGGCCCGGCGCAGGTCGGAGGCGATGACGAGGTCCGGGGAGAAGCGGGCCAGCGCGGGCACCGCGAACCGGGCCTGGTTCCAGCCGCGCGGGGTCAGCGCCGAGTCGAGGTGACCCTGCATCCGCCCGGCGGCGTTGTAGTCCGTCTCACCGTGCCGCCAGAGCACCAGCCGCCGCGGGCTCACGGGACGTCCGGGTCCTCGTCGGCGGGTGGCTCCTCGAGGCCGGCCACCTCGATGCGCGGGCAGTCCTTCCACAGCCGCTCGAGGCCGTAGAAGGTGCGCTCTTCGACGTGCTGGACGTGCACGACCACGTCGACGTAGTCGAGCAGGACCCAGCGCCCTTCGCGGGCGCCTTCGCGCCGGACCGGCTTGTGCCCGCTCTCGCGCAGTTTCTCCTCGACGTTGTCGACGATCGCGCCCACCAGGCGCTCGTTGGACGCGGAGGCGATGACGAAGGCGTCGGTGATGACGAGCTGTTCGGACACGTCCAGCACGACGACGTCGCTGGCCTTCTTGTCCGCCGCCGCGTGGGCGGCCGCTACGGCCAGCTCTCGAGCCTCGGACGTGGCTGCCACGGTGCTCCTTTTCCAGATCGGGTTCGCCCGAGAAGGGTACCCGCAGGCACCGGCAGGGGTTCAGTCGCTCTTCCGGTAAAGGTCCTTTTTGGCGATGTAGCGGACGACGCCGTCGGGCACGAGGTACCAGACCGGCTCGCCGCGTTCGACCCGGTCACGGCAGCCCGTGGAGGAAATCGCCATCGCGGTGACCTCGACCAGGCTCACCTTGCCGCTCGGCAGGTGGTGGGAGTTGAGCCGGTAACCGGGCCGGGTGACGCCGATGAAGTGCGCGAAGTCGAACAGCTCCTCGGCCTTGTGCCAGGTCAGGATCTGTTCGAGCGCGTCGGCGCCGGTGATGAAGAACAGCTCGTCTTCGGGGTACTCGGCGTGCAGGTCACGCAGGGTGTCGACGGTGTAGGTCGGGCCGCCGCGGTCGATGTCGACGCGGCTGACGGAGAAGACCGGGTTGGACGCGGTCGCGATCACCGTCATCAGGTAGCGGTCCTCGGCCTTCGTCACCTCGCGGGCCGTCTTCTGCCACGGCTGCCCGGTGGGGACGAAGATCACTTCGTCGAGCCCGAACCGGGACTGGACCTCACTGGCCGCGACGAGGTGGCCGTGGTGCACGGGGTCGAAGGTGCCGCCCATGACCCCGATCCGCCGTGGTGACATGACCGGAGAGCCTATACAGCGGAGGGCCGGGATTCGGGGTGCTGTGCGCCACCTCGCCCGACCGGGAAATCTACCGGTCAGTACGCGTGATTCAGGTCACATTACGGCCCGTATGCGTCCGGAACCCTCCGTTCGCGGCGCCGCTGATTCCCGGTCTGTCGGTGTCATGGGGTAGACGTGGGGACGTGGACACGACCAGCACCACCTCAGCACTCCGCGACCGCGCCGAGACCCTCCTCCGGGCACTGGCCGGCGACGCGGCGAAGCTGCGCGAAGACCAATGGACGGCCATCGAGGCCTTGGTCGCGCAGAGGCGCCGCGCGCTGGTCGTGCAGCGCACCGGGTGGGGCAAGTCGGCGGTGTACTTCCTGGCCACGGCGCTGCTGCGCGAGCAGGGCAGCGGGCCGACGGTCATCGTCTCGCCCCTGCTCGCCCTGATGCGCAACCAGATCTCGGCGGCGGCGCGGGCCGGGATCCACGCGGCGACGATGAACTCGGCGAACCCGCAGGAGTGGGACCAGGTCCAGGCGGCGGTCGCGGCGGGCGAGGTGGACGTCCTGCTCGTCAGCCCCGAGCGGCTCAACAACCCGGACTTCCGCGACAACGTGCTGCCGAAGCTGACCGCGAGCACCGGGCTGCTGGTGGTCGACGAGGCACACTGCATTTCGGACTGGGGCCACGACTTCCGGCCGGACTACCGGCGGCTGCGCACGCTGCTGGGCGATCTCCCGGAAGGCGTGCCGGTGCTGGCGACGACGGCGACGGCGAACGACCGCGTGGTCACCGACGTCGCCGAGCAGCTGGGCCTCGGCACCGGCGGGGACACGCTGGTGCTGCGCGGCAGCCTCGACCGCGAAAGCCTGCGGCTGTCGGTGTGCCGGCTGCCGACGTCGCAGGCGCGGCTGGCCTGGCTCGCGGAGCACCTGGCCGAGCTGCCGGGCTCGGGGATCATCTACTGCCTGACCGTGGCGGCGGCGCATGACGTCGCTTCGCTGCTGAAGGACCGCGGATACCCGGTGGCGGCCTACACCGGCAAGACCGACCCGGCCGACCGGCAGGCGGCCGAGGACGACCTGCTCGGCAACCGGGTCAAGGCCCTGGTCGCGACGTCCGCGCTGGGCATGGGGTTCGACAAGCCGGACCTCGGGTTCGTCGTGCACCTCGGCGCGCCGTCGTCGCCGATCGCCTACTACCAGCAGGTCGGCCGTGCGGGGCGTGGTGTGGAGCGCGCCGAGGTCGTGCTGCTGCCCGGTGAGGAGGACAAGGCGATCTGGGCGTACTTCGGGTCGCTGGCCTTCCCGGACGAGCTCCGGGTGACCCAGGTGCTGAACACCCTTTCCTACGCCGACCGTCCGCTTTCGACGGCCGCGCTGGAGCCGTCGGTCGAGCTTTCCCGGTCGCGGCTGGAGATGGTGCTCAAGGTCCTGGACGTCGACGGCGCGGTCCGGCGGGTGAAGGGCGGTTGGACGAGCACGGGTGAGGAGTGGCAGTACGACCGCGGGCGGTACAAGCGGGTGGCGGAGGCGCGCGATCGCGAGCAGGAGGCGATGCTCGGTTACCTCGCCACCGGCGGCTGCCGGATGGAGTACCTGCGGCGCCAGCTCGACGATCCCGAGGCGGCGCCGTGCGG
Encoded proteins:
- a CDS encoding RecQ family ATP-dependent DNA helicase — its product is MDTTSTTSALRDRAETLLRALAGDAAKLREDQWTAIEALVAQRRRALVVQRTGWGKSAVYFLATALLREQGSGPTVIVSPLLALMRNQISAAARAGIHAATMNSANPQEWDQVQAAVAAGEVDVLLVSPERLNNPDFRDNVLPKLTASTGLLVVDEAHCISDWGHDFRPDYRRLRTLLGDLPEGVPVLATTATANDRVVTDVAEQLGLGTGGDTLVLRGSLDRESLRLSVCRLPTSQARLAWLAEHLAELPGSGIIYCLTVAAAHDVASLLKDRGYPVAAYTGKTDPADRQAAEDDLLGNRVKALVATSALGMGFDKPDLGFVVHLGAPSSPIAYYQQVGRAGRGVERAEVVLLPGEEDKAIWAYFGSLAFPDELRVTQVLNTLSYADRPLSTAALEPSVELSRSRLEMVLKVLDVDGAVRRVKGGWTSTGEEWQYDRGRYKRVAEARDREQEAMLGYLATGGCRMEYLRRQLDDPEAAPCGRCDNCTGQHWDTSVADDVAEATRERLQRPGVEVAPRKQWPTGMSSLDVPVSGRISADDQAEPGQVLGRLTDVGWGNRLRELVGPQAADAEVPDSVFKACVQVLAGWQWAQRPVAVVAVPSETRPQLVYSLATRLAEVGRLDFLGALDAEGPPPRQANSAQRLADLWRRLSMPADLADVLPSGPVLLVDDVIDTGWTMTLAARLLRRAGAPAVLPFALASTA
- a CDS encoding DegV family protein, with the protein product MSVAVVTDSTAHLPEGFAERHAVRVVPLHVLVDGVVSLDGVETGPAAVAEAMKQRKIVTTSRPTPTEFVKEYQAAFAEGADAVVSVHLSRELSGTWEAAVLAAQEVGPERVRVVDSRTTAMGLGFAALHAASAAAAGASAAEVEAAAVTAAGCSSTLFVVETLEHLRRGGRIGPAAALLGTALAVKPVLHMSDGRILPLEKVRTMNRAIARLVELAAQAAAEDDVELAVHHLASPERAVELANRLEEAVPRSAGCVVSELGAVIGAHTGPGVLGVVVQRTVPS
- the nadD gene encoding nicotinate-nucleotide adenylyltransferase; protein product: MSPRRIGVMGGTFDPVHHGHLVAASEVQSRFGLDEVIFVPTGQPWQKTAREVTKAEDRYLMTVIATASNPVFSVSRVDIDRGGPTYTVDTLRDLHAEYPEDELFFITGADALEQILTWHKAEELFDFAHFIGVTRPGYRLNSHHLPSGKVSLVEVTAMAISSTGCRDRVERGEPVWYLVPDGVVRYIAKKDLYRKSD
- a CDS encoding ComEA family DNA-binding protein, with the translated sequence MFEQSARDPGSPVNDRLSWLADQLSPDASTVGPGGRFIRRWLPGGAAGAGRRRWALAGVLAAVVAITLAAVALAGTGPAPEPPPTLPAAKPAAEARAAPPAGLVISVIGRVRSPGLITVPQGARVADVLRAAGGPEPGADVGTLNLARKVADGEQLAVGIPAPAAPDPGSPAPGGKLNLNTATADQLDTLPGVGEVTAKRIVQWRTDHGGFAKVEQLRDVDGIGESKFEKLREQVTAG
- the rsfS gene encoding ribosome silencing factor, with product MAATSEARELAVAAAHAAADKKASDVVVLDVSEQLVITDAFVIASASNERLVGAIVDNVEEKLRESGHKPVRREGAREGRWVLLDYVDVVVHVQHVEERTFYGLERLWKDCPRIEVAGLEEPPADEDPDVP
- a CDS encoding histidine phosphatase family protein → MSPRRLVLWRHGETDYNAAGRMQGHLDSALTPRGWNQARFAVPALARFSPDLVIASDLRRATDTATVLTDAIGVPLRIDKRLRETHLGEWQGLTGEEVDQAYPGERDHWRTDATWAPPGGESRVDVAERAVEVVTDLQQANSAVGDTVLLAAHGGLIIALTARLLALPVATWPSLGGISNCHWVELGRRDGKWRLHAYNAGMHG
- the octT gene encoding diglucosylglycerate octanoyltransferase, giving the protein MGPRLLVFGDSLSFHGPEGPCAADEPRLWPNVAAAALGGTADLVAGIGWNARDAWWSLTGDPRVWADLHHVDAVVFAIGSMDTLPSPLPTYLRTGLRYLRPDPVRRVVRKAYLAAQPRLAVALRGRPAVLPAKLTVQYLDTAVGALRVLRPGLPIFGWLPSVHRAAAYGGVHTARPAAAAAMTAWSARAGVPLLDLEAVVGEHVLSGAGNPDGMHWGWAGHAAVGEAMSALLAPVAAPGHVG